Proteins encoded within one genomic window of Streptomyces sp. NBC_00523:
- a CDS encoding 3-hydroxyacyl-CoA dehydrogenase NAD-binding domain-containing protein: MTESTTIRWEQDETGVVTLVLDDPNQSANTMNQAFKDSIAAVADRAEAEKDSIRGIIYTSAKKTFFAGGDLKEMIRIGPDNAQLAFDTGTAIKNSLRRIETLGKPVVAAINGAALGGGYEIALASHHRIALDAPGSRIGLPEVTLGLLPAGGGVTRTVRLMGIADALLKVLLQGTQYTPRRAQENGLVHEVAATPEEMLEKARAFIDAHPESQQPWDVKGYKIPGGTPSHPKFAANLPAFPSNLKKQIAGAPMPAPRNILAAAVEGSQVDFETALTVEARYFTELVTGQVSKNMIQAFFFDLQAVNSGASRPKGIEERRVRKVAVLGAGMMGAGIAYSCAKAGIEVVLKDVSAEAAAKGKAYSEKLLDKALSRGRTTEAKRDELLARITPTGDVADLAGCDAVIEAVFEDTALKHKVFQEIQDVIEPDALLCSNTSTLPITVLAEGVSRPVDFIGLHFFSPVDKMPLVEIIKGEKTGDEALARAFDLVRLIKKTPIVVNDSRGFFTSRVIGQFINEGVAMVGEGVEPASVEQAAAQAGYPAKVLSLMDELTLTLPRKIRNETRKAVEEAGGTWPEHPADTVIDRMVDEFGRPGRSGGAGFYEYDETGKRTRLWPGLREHFTKPGTDISFTDMQERMLFSEALDSVRCLEENVLITVADANIGSIMGIGFPPWTGGVLQYINGYEGGLPGFVARARELAERYGDRFLPPALLVEKAEKGETFHD, translated from the coding sequence ATGACCGAGAGCACGACCATCCGCTGGGAACAGGACGAGACCGGCGTCGTCACCCTCGTACTGGACGACCCCAACCAGTCCGCCAACACGATGAACCAGGCGTTCAAGGACTCCATCGCGGCCGTCGCCGACCGCGCCGAGGCCGAGAAGGACTCCATCCGGGGCATCATCTACACCTCCGCCAAGAAGACCTTCTTCGCCGGTGGCGACCTCAAGGAAATGATCCGGATCGGTCCGGACAACGCGCAGCTCGCGTTCGACACCGGCACCGCCATCAAGAACTCGCTGCGCCGCATCGAGACCCTCGGCAAGCCGGTCGTCGCCGCCATCAACGGCGCGGCCCTCGGCGGCGGTTACGAGATCGCGCTCGCCTCGCACCACCGCATCGCCCTCGACGCGCCCGGCTCCCGCATCGGCCTCCCCGAGGTCACCCTCGGCCTGCTCCCCGCGGGCGGCGGCGTCACCCGCACCGTGCGCCTCATGGGCATCGCGGACGCCCTGCTCAAGGTCCTCCTCCAGGGCACCCAGTACACCCCGCGCCGCGCGCAGGAGAACGGCCTCGTCCACGAGGTCGCCGCCACGCCCGAGGAGATGCTGGAGAAGGCCCGCGCCTTCATCGACGCCCACCCCGAGTCCCAGCAGCCCTGGGACGTCAAGGGCTACAAGATCCCCGGCGGCACCCCGTCGCACCCGAAGTTCGCCGCGAACCTGCCGGCCTTCCCGTCGAACCTGAAGAAGCAGATCGCGGGTGCGCCGATGCCCGCGCCGCGCAACATCCTCGCCGCCGCCGTCGAGGGCTCCCAGGTCGACTTCGAGACCGCGCTGACCGTCGAGGCCCGGTACTTCACCGAGCTGGTCACCGGCCAGGTCTCCAAGAACATGATCCAGGCGTTCTTCTTCGACCTCCAGGCCGTCAACTCCGGTGCCAGCCGCCCCAAGGGCATCGAGGAGCGCCGGGTCCGCAAGGTCGCCGTCCTCGGCGCCGGGATGATGGGCGCGGGCATCGCGTACTCCTGCGCCAAGGCCGGGATCGAGGTCGTCCTCAAGGACGTCTCCGCCGAGGCCGCCGCCAAGGGCAAGGCGTACAGCGAGAAGCTGCTCGACAAGGCGCTGTCCCGGGGCCGTACGACCGAGGCCAAGCGCGATGAGCTGCTGGCCCGCATCACCCCGACCGGTGACGTGGCCGACCTCGCGGGCTGCGACGCGGTCATCGAGGCCGTCTTCGAGGACACCGCCCTCAAGCACAAGGTGTTCCAGGAGATCCAGGACGTCATCGAGCCCGACGCGCTGCTTTGCTCCAACACCTCCACCCTCCCGATCACGGTCCTCGCCGAAGGCGTATCGCGCCCCGTCGACTTCATCGGGCTGCACTTCTTCTCGCCGGTCGACAAGATGCCGCTGGTCGAGATCATCAAGGGCGAGAAGACCGGGGACGAGGCGCTGGCCCGCGCGTTCGACCTGGTCCGCCTGATCAAGAAGACCCCGATCGTCGTCAACGACTCGCGCGGCTTCTTCACCTCGCGCGTCATCGGCCAGTTCATCAACGAGGGCGTCGCCATGGTCGGCGAGGGCGTCGAGCCCGCCTCCGTCGAACAGGCCGCCGCGCAGGCCGGATACCCGGCCAAGGTGCTCTCGCTGATGGACGAGCTGACGCTCACCCTGCCGCGCAAGATCCGCAACGAGACCCGCAAGGCCGTCGAGGAGGCGGGCGGCACCTGGCCCGAGCACCCGGCGGACACCGTGATCGACCGGATGGTGGACGAGTTCGGCCGCCCCGGCCGCAGCGGTGGCGCGGGCTTCTACGAGTACGACGAGACGGGCAAGCGGACCCGTCTGTGGCCGGGCCTGCGCGAGCACTTCACGAAGCCCGGGACGGACATCTCCTTCACCGACATGCAGGAGCGCATGCTCTTCTCCGAGGCGCTGGACAGCGTCCGCTGCCTGGAGGAGAACGTCCTCATCACCGTCGCCGACGCCAACATCGGTTCCATCATGGGCATCGGCTTCCCGCCGTGGACCGGCGGCGTGCTCCAGTACATCAACGGCTACGAGGGCGGTCTGCCCGGCTTCGTGGCCCGCGCCCGGGAACTCGCCGAGCGCTACGGGGACCGCTTCCTGCCGCCCGCGCTGCTGGTGGAGAAGGCGGAGAAGGGCGAGACCTTCCACGACTGA
- a CDS encoding MerR family transcriptional regulator, whose translation MATEAEEPKLTVDELAARAGVTVRTVRFYSTRGLLPPPVIGPRRVGHYGHDHLSRLALIEELQHQGMTLAAIERYLEQLPPDLSAHDLAIHRALVASWAPDSPEDASRAELERRAGRTLSGQDLDRLAALGVLEKAAPEAGVFRLDPGLLRLGVELLDVPIAHETILAARTVLLEHTRSAAQELTRLFRDEVWNPYREREADPEHVKAMKSLSAHMQPMVLQALVTAFQRSLKEELRAAFTAE comes from the coding sequence ATGGCGACCGAGGCCGAGGAGCCGAAGCTCACCGTCGACGAGCTGGCGGCTCGTGCCGGGGTGACTGTGCGGACGGTGCGGTTCTACAGCACCCGGGGGCTGCTGCCGCCGCCGGTGATCGGGCCGCGCCGGGTCGGGCACTACGGGCACGACCACCTGTCGCGGCTGGCGCTCATCGAGGAGCTTCAGCACCAGGGCATGACGCTCGCCGCGATCGAACGGTACCTGGAGCAGCTGCCGCCCGATCTGAGCGCCCACGATCTGGCCATCCACCGGGCCCTGGTCGCCTCCTGGGCGCCGGACTCCCCGGAGGACGCCTCGCGGGCGGAGCTGGAGCGGCGGGCCGGGCGGACGCTGAGCGGCCAGGATCTCGACCGGCTGGCCGCGCTGGGGGTGCTGGAGAAGGCCGCGCCCGAGGCCGGGGTGTTCCGGCTGGACCCGGGGCTGCTCCGGCTCGGCGTGGAACTGCTCGACGTGCCGATCGCGCACGAGACGATCCTCGCCGCCCGTACGGTCCTGCTGGAGCACACCCGGTCGGCCGCGCAGGAGCTGACCCGGCTGTTCCGGGACGAGGTGTGGAATCCGTACCGGGAGCGGGAGGCGGACCCCGAGCACGTCAAGGCGATGAAGTCGCTGTCCGCGCACATGCAGCCGATGGTGCTCCAGGCCCTGGTGACCGCGTTCCAGCGGTCGCTCAAGGAGGAGCTGCGCGCGGCGTTCACCGCCGAGTGA
- a CDS encoding macro domain-containing protein has product MSEIRYVRGDATSPEGKGVKIIVHVCNDLGGWGKGFVLALSRRWPEPEAAYRGWHRDRARNDFGLGAVQLVAVSPFVHVANLVGQHGMRRGSKGVPVRYEAIDTGLATVAGHALELGASLHMPRIGCGLAGGTWSRIEPLIESRLTARNLSVTVYDFD; this is encoded by the coding sequence ATGTCCGAGATCAGGTACGTACGAGGGGACGCGACCTCGCCGGAGGGCAAGGGCGTCAAGATCATCGTCCACGTCTGCAACGACCTCGGCGGCTGGGGCAAGGGCTTCGTGCTCGCCCTCTCCCGGCGCTGGCCCGAACCCGAGGCCGCGTACCGCGGTTGGCACCGCGACCGCGCCCGGAACGACTTCGGCCTCGGCGCGGTGCAGCTCGTGGCGGTCTCCCCGTTCGTCCACGTGGCGAACCTGGTGGGCCAGCACGGGATGCGCCGGGGGAGCAAAGGCGTCCCGGTGCGCTACGAGGCCATCGACACGGGTCTGGCCACCGTGGCCGGCCATGCCCTGGAGCTCGGCGCCTCGCTGCACATGCCCCGGATCGGCTGCGGCCTCGCGGGCGGCACGTGGTCCCGGATCGAGCCCCTCATAGAAAGCCGGTTGACGGCACGGAATCTGTCGGTGACCGTGTACGACTTCGACTGA
- a CDS encoding GNAT family N-acetyltransferase, with amino-acid sequence MTGSGTGVPGYVLRAYRGAEDHSAMAAVRAGCAEHDRVDPGSVVEGLPDAEAIGTASAALADPARDQVLIEHGGAVVGYAAVRWWRERDGTWLYLHRGHLLPGHRGRGVGSAMLAWAEEHVRGLVAEQGTATTAVFGANAMAGEREAARLLTDAGYRRVFSLVELELPDLGALPGAGEPPPGIRIGPVRPDDYRAAWRTVVDSYRDAAFTEEWPYARFLATADPACWRAAWQGEEMAGVALCSLRARDRTTGEVEELSVRAGSRRLGVGRAVLLAGLRGLREHGATSARLYTGTANPHRSYDLYESVGFRRRNEYVRYRKPLPG; translated from the coding sequence ATGACGGGGAGCGGGACCGGCGTGCCCGGATACGTCCTGAGGGCGTACCGGGGGGCCGAGGACCACAGCGCGATGGCCGCCGTGCGCGCGGGCTGCGCGGAGCACGACCGGGTCGACCCCGGCTCGGTCGTGGAGGGACTGCCGGACGCGGAGGCGATCGGCACGGCGTCCGCCGCGCTCGCGGACCCGGCCCGCGACCAGGTCCTCATCGAGCACGGCGGCGCCGTCGTCGGGTACGCGGCCGTCCGGTGGTGGCGGGAGCGGGACGGGACCTGGCTGTATCTGCACCGGGGCCACCTGCTGCCCGGCCACCGGGGGCGCGGCGTCGGGTCGGCCATGCTCGCCTGGGCCGAGGAGCACGTCCGCGGGCTCGTCGCGGAGCAGGGCACGGCGACGACAGCGGTGTTCGGCGCCAACGCCATGGCCGGGGAGCGGGAGGCCGCGCGGCTGCTGACGGACGCCGGATACCGGCGCGTGTTCAGTCTGGTGGAGCTGGAACTGCCGGACCTGGGCGCGCTGCCCGGCGCCGGGGAGCCGCCGCCCGGCATCCGGATCGGGCCCGTCCGGCCGGACGACTACCGCGCGGCCTGGCGGACCGTGGTCGACTCGTACCGGGACGCCGCCTTCACCGAGGAGTGGCCGTACGCACGCTTCCTGGCCACGGCGGACCCGGCCTGCTGGCGGGCCGCCTGGCAGGGCGAGGAGATGGCGGGGGTCGCCCTGTGCTCGCTCCGCGCCCGGGACCGCACGACCGGCGAGGTCGAGGAGCTGAGCGTGCGCGCCGGGTCCAGGCGGCTGGGCGTCGGACGGGCCGTCCTGCTCGCCGGACTGCGCGGCCTGCGCGAACACGGCGCCACCAGCGCCCGCCTGTACACCGGGACGGCCAACCCGCACCGCTCGTACGACCTCTACGAGAGCGTCGGCTTCCGGCGCCGCAACGAGTACGTGCGCTACCGCAAGCCGCTGCCGGGCTGA
- a CDS encoding TetR/AcrR family transcriptional regulator: MAGRDREAAGAGAVADVLGEQILDAAREQFMTFGLRRSTVDDVAKRAGVSRVTVYRRIGNKDSLVSACLLREYRRFVAEVDEAVAALPTPEDRLVEGFVAVLRHIREHPLIGGLLRLEPETMLPFLTVESGPAFLAIRGYLAGRLREVRRLEGGPETDPTPVAELMVRITVSFLLNPVSCFELDDDTQVRDFARRCLVPLLAA; this comes from the coding sequence ATGGCGGGGCGCGACAGGGAAGCGGCGGGGGCCGGGGCGGTCGCCGACGTGCTGGGGGAGCAGATCCTCGACGCCGCGCGCGAGCAGTTCATGACCTTCGGGCTGCGCCGCTCCACCGTGGACGACGTGGCCAAGCGCGCCGGTGTGTCACGGGTGACCGTGTACCGGCGGATCGGCAACAAGGACAGCCTGGTGTCCGCGTGCCTCCTGCGCGAGTACCGCAGGTTCGTGGCGGAGGTGGACGAGGCCGTCGCCGCGCTGCCCACCCCCGAGGACCGGCTGGTCGAGGGCTTCGTCGCCGTGCTGCGGCACATCCGCGAACACCCGCTCATCGGCGGGCTGCTGCGCCTGGAGCCCGAGACGATGCTGCCCTTCCTGACCGTGGAGAGCGGCCCCGCCTTCCTCGCGATCCGGGGCTATCTGGCGGGCAGGCTGCGCGAGGTCCGGCGGCTGGAGGGCGGACCGGAGACCGACCCGACGCCCGTCGCCGAGCTCATGGTCCGGATCACCGTCTCCTTCCTCCTCAACCCGGTCAGCTGCTTCGAGTTGGACGACGACACCCAGGTCCGCGACTTCGCCCGCCGCTGCCTGGTGCCGCTGCTCGCCGCCTGA
- a CDS encoding tetratricopeptide repeat protein, producing MKFFRSRARHTKPSPVLRLAELYHAGQYAEAEKEGRALIRSPLSERELVVAWTVIAISVGAQGRHTEAVSAYEEALAVSRAFYGAEHWQTLKLRSDRAQQLVATGRHAECQAECEAVVGAAAGAADEDKRLVAVAATNGLVHVFNKQGKHVKAEALARDALADPSATSSFRQILQLGLVRSLNGQERYEEALAEAATAGELQRALPEGKRGPDAGAVDLATGTALLGLGRVAEARTQADAALAACLASLGPDHYRTVEARELLARIDAA from the coding sequence ATGAAGTTCTTCCGGTCGCGCGCCAGACATACGAAACCGTCCCCCGTCCTCCGGCTCGCCGAGCTGTACCACGCCGGGCAGTACGCCGAGGCGGAGAAGGAGGGGCGTGCCCTGATCAGGTCGCCGCTGTCCGAAAGGGAACTCGTGGTGGCGTGGACGGTGATCGCCATCTCGGTGGGCGCCCAGGGCCGCCACACCGAAGCCGTCAGCGCGTACGAGGAGGCCCTCGCGGTCTCCCGCGCGTTCTACGGCGCCGAGCACTGGCAGACCCTGAAACTCCGCTCCGACCGAGCCCAGCAGCTGGTCGCGACGGGCCGGCACGCCGAGTGCCAGGCGGAGTGCGAGGCCGTCGTCGGCGCCGCGGCCGGGGCCGCGGACGAGGACAAGCGGCTCGTCGCGGTCGCGGCCACCAACGGACTTGTCCACGTCTTCAACAAGCAGGGGAAGCACGTGAAGGCCGAGGCGCTGGCCCGTGACGCCCTGGCGGACCCGAGCGCGACCTCCTCCTTCCGCCAGATACTCCAGCTCGGCCTGGTCCGCAGTCTCAACGGTCAGGAACGCTACGAGGAAGCGCTTGCCGAGGCCGCGACCGCCGGCGAACTGCAACGTGCCCTGCCCGAGGGAAAGCGCGGCCCGGACGCGGGAGCCGTGGACCTGGCCACCGGCACCGCCCTGCTGGGCCTGGGCCGCGTCGCCGAAGCCCGCACTCAGGCCGACGCCGCCCTCGCCGCCTGCCTGGCCTCCCTCGGGCCGGACCACTACCGCACCGTGGAGGCCCGGGAGCTGCTGGCCCGAATCGACGCTGCCTGA
- a CDS encoding oxygenase MpaB family protein, which translates to MGRYSRLREIRRMDPARDYAEILRLITQYEFPWDYRQGVSVAFLRDYGVPRISVLLDRTQEFERHGQKRYDDTVLIGYEMAVDGFDSERGRAAARHLNRIHGKYRIENDDFRYVLATTVVGPKRWIDRYGWRPLCAQEVRALAEAARRTGAMMGIEDVPDTYEGFERLLDAYEERMFAYDPANRRVASATFRTMASWYPRPLRPFVARFALALLDEPLLRALGFRPQPRWARTSASAALRLRARCVRGMPARPRRLPARPRPRSYPFGWRLDDLGPHWARSRPLEPLPDEATAGPGAECG; encoded by the coding sequence ATGGGCCGGTACAGCCGCCTGCGTGAGATCCGCCGGATGGATCCGGCGCGGGACTACGCCGAGATCCTTCGGTTGATCACCCAGTACGAGTTCCCGTGGGACTACCGGCAGGGCGTGAGCGTGGCGTTCCTGCGTGATTACGGTGTCCCCCGGATCTCCGTGCTCCTCGACCGCACCCAGGAGTTCGAGCGCCACGGGCAGAAGCGGTACGACGACACGGTGCTGATCGGGTACGAGATGGCGGTCGACGGCTTCGACTCGGAGCGGGGGCGGGCGGCGGCGCGGCATCTGAACCGCATCCACGGCAAGTACCGCATCGAGAACGACGACTTCCGGTACGTCCTGGCGACGACGGTCGTGGGGCCGAAGCGCTGGATAGACCGGTACGGCTGGCGCCCGCTGTGCGCGCAGGAGGTGCGGGCGCTCGCGGAGGCGGCGCGGAGGACCGGGGCGATGATGGGCATCGAGGACGTGCCCGACACGTACGAGGGGTTCGAGCGGCTGCTCGACGCGTACGAGGAGCGGATGTTCGCGTACGACCCGGCGAACCGGCGGGTGGCCAGTGCCACGTTCCGGACGATGGCGAGCTGGTACCCGCGCCCGCTGCGGCCGTTCGTCGCCCGGTTCGCGCTGGCCCTGCTCGATGAGCCGCTGCTGAGGGCCCTGGGCTTCCGGCCGCAGCCCCGGTGGGCGCGGACCTCGGCGTCGGCGGCGCTGCGGCTGCGGGCGCGGTGCGTACGCGGGATGCCGGCCAGGCCCCGCCGCCTCCCGGCCCGGCCGCGGCCGCGTTCGTACCCCTTCGGCTGGCGGCTGGACGATCTCGGGCCGCACTGGGCGCGCAGCCGGCCGCTGGAACCGCTGCCGGACGAGGCGACCGCCGGTCCGGGGGCCGAGTGCGGCTGA
- a CDS encoding oxygenase MpaB family protein: MSHRNDPAPPPPGGVLWSLSGDVRALLMLPAALTLQVAHPAVGAGVDEHSVFRTDPWGRGERSLGSLQLWVYGGEEAAEEGRRLRRLHRTIQGADTRGRPYHALTPANYAWVHATGYPVYMHGARYLLRPLSHEQERALYAEWLQVGRVLGIQDRDMPQTIEEFWPYFRAMLADEIEKTPVVAELVAADTAVPPPDRGPWALRLLLRAVWPVLLPPLARFRSFLTVGLMPPEAREAIGLEWTDAQERALRRFCTVVRLVVPVLPERLRYLPRARRARAAHRATRTGGLRPRRGGPAASA, encoded by the coding sequence ATGAGCCACAGGAACGACCCCGCGCCGCCTCCGCCCGGCGGGGTGCTCTGGAGCCTGTCGGGTGATGTGCGGGCCCTGCTGATGCTGCCCGCCGCCCTCACCCTCCAGGTCGCCCACCCCGCCGTCGGCGCGGGCGTGGACGAGCACTCGGTGTTCCGTACGGACCCCTGGGGGCGCGGCGAACGCTCCCTCGGTTCGCTCCAGCTCTGGGTGTACGGAGGCGAGGAGGCCGCCGAGGAGGGGCGCAGGCTCCGCCGCCTTCACCGCACCATCCAGGGCGCCGACACCCGGGGCCGCCCTTACCACGCCCTGACCCCGGCCAACTACGCCTGGGTGCACGCCACCGGCTACCCCGTCTACATGCACGGTGCCCGCTATCTGCTGCGCCCGCTCAGCCACGAGCAGGAGCGCGCCCTGTACGCGGAATGGCTCCAGGTGGGCCGGGTGCTCGGCATCCAGGACCGGGACATGCCGCAGACGATCGAGGAGTTCTGGCCGTACTTCCGCGCCATGCTGGCCGACGAGATCGAGAAGACCCCCGTCGTCGCGGAGCTGGTCGCCGCCGACACCGCCGTTCCGCCGCCGGACCGGGGGCCGTGGGCGCTGCGGCTGCTGCTCAGGGCGGTGTGGCCGGTGCTGCTCCCGCCGCTCGCCCGGTTCCGCTCGTTCCTCACCGTCGGGCTCATGCCGCCCGAGGCCCGCGAGGCCATCGGCCTGGAGTGGACCGACGCGCAGGAGCGCGCCCTGCGGCGGTTCTGCACGGTGGTCCGGCTGGTCGTCCCCGTCCTGCCGGAGCGCCTGCGCTACCTGCCCCGGGCCCGCCGGGCGCGGGCGGCGCACCGGGCGACGCGTACGGGTGGGCTCAGGCCGAGGCGCGGCGGACCAGCCGCGTCGGCGTGA
- a CDS encoding LacI family DNA-binding transcriptional regulator, whose protein sequence is MPGPSPDAPLHARPTLEAVAARAGVSRATASRVVNGGAGVRQPLVDQVRKAVDELGYVPNHAARTLVTRRNGAVAVIIDEPEVRIFSDPFFSQHIRGISRELNAHDAQLVLLLVEGRGDFDRVSRYLGGGHVDGVLAFSLHTDDELPAAIRRFRVPVVYGGRPGRPGAPTDAVPFVDCDNRGGAREAVRHLAGLGRRNIAHIAGPRDQTSALDRIDGYADILPDADPALFAEGDFTVEGGARAMAGLLERRPDVDAVFAANDLMASGALRVLRERGRRVPQDVALVGFDDIESVAEATDPPLTTIRQDVVGMGRLMVRLLMERLEDGGAGPESVITPTRLVRRASA, encoded by the coding sequence TTGCCCGGTCCGTCCCCCGATGCCCCGCTTCACGCCCGTCCCACGCTGGAAGCGGTGGCGGCCCGTGCCGGAGTCTCCCGGGCGACGGCCTCCCGGGTGGTGAACGGGGGTGCGGGCGTCCGGCAGCCGCTCGTGGACCAGGTGCGCAAGGCGGTCGACGAGCTGGGCTATGTCCCGAACCACGCGGCGCGCACCCTGGTGACCCGGCGCAACGGGGCGGTAGCGGTGATCATCGACGAGCCGGAGGTGCGGATCTTCTCCGACCCGTTCTTCTCCCAGCACATCCGGGGCATCAGCCGTGAACTGAACGCGCACGACGCCCAGTTGGTGCTGCTCCTGGTGGAGGGCCGGGGCGACTTCGACCGGGTCAGCCGCTATCTGGGCGGCGGCCATGTGGACGGGGTGCTGGCCTTCTCGCTGCACACCGACGACGAACTCCCGGCCGCCATACGGCGTTTCCGCGTCCCGGTGGTCTACGGCGGCAGGCCCGGGCGGCCGGGTGCGCCGACCGACGCGGTGCCCTTCGTGGACTGCGACAACCGGGGCGGCGCCCGGGAGGCCGTACGACATCTGGCCGGGCTGGGCCGCCGGAACATCGCGCACATCGCGGGCCCGCGCGACCAGACCTCGGCGCTGGACCGGATCGACGGCTACGCGGACATCCTGCCGGACGCCGACCCGGCGCTGTTCGCGGAGGGCGACTTCACCGTGGAGGGCGGCGCCCGGGCCATGGCCGGGCTGCTGGAGCGGCGGCCGGACGTGGACGCGGTGTTCGCGGCGAACGACCTGATGGCGTCGGGCGCGCTGCGGGTGCTGCGGGAGCGGGGGCGGCGGGTGCCGCAGGACGTGGCACTGGTCGGCTTCGACGACATCGAGTCGGTCGCCGAGGCGACGGACCCGCCGTTGACGACGATACGTCAGGATGTGGTGGGCATGGGCCGGTTGATGGTCCGGTTGCTGATGGAGCGGCTGGAGGACGGCGGCGCGGGACCGGAGTCGGTGATCACGCCGACGCGGCTGGTCCGCCGCGCCTCGGCCTGA
- a CDS encoding M14 family metallopeptidase — MPIAPTAGGRRLPRRGRARDLALAVVSAALTVPLLSVPSDAARTTAPRTGFEVSGGARWTRQSEEASLLAGLARRGDRVSVRRIGTTSQGRPLRLFRIGSTEPDALTVLLVCGQHGDEPAAREACLSTVRDLAYATDARTRALLARTEVLVVPTANPDGLAAGTRTNGDGVDINRDHLALRSPEARAVAAVLRDHEPDVIEDLHEYPATAPYYDKDLLVLWPRNPNTDPRLHDEARSLALDRVRPAAGKAGFGTGLYGVWTDPATGHAVKRTAGDGQERILRNIAGLTHAVGLLAESRTDALSAEERADPALNARRRVTSQLVVLKALFRYADEQRAGIAAATAASRAAGADDRGPVFLGGSDDEAPARGDTLTDPPCGYRLTPEQFARVGDELALHAVTSRPDGDGVYVPLRQPARKLIPLLLDVRAAYHLTNGQPDTAC, encoded by the coding sequence ATGCCGATCGCGCCGACGGCCGGGGGACGGCGGCTGCCCCGGCGCGGCCGTGCCCGCGATCTCGCCCTGGCGGTCGTCTCCGCCGCCCTGACCGTCCCCCTGCTCAGCGTCCCCTCCGACGCCGCCCGCACCACCGCGCCCCGGACCGGCTTCGAGGTCTCCGGCGGCGCGCGCTGGACCCGGCAGTCCGAGGAGGCGTCCCTGCTCGCGGGCCTCGCCCGGCGCGGCGACCGGGTCTCCGTGCGACGGATCGGGACCACGTCCCAGGGCCGCCCGCTGCGCCTCTTCCGGATCGGCAGCACCGAGCCCGACGCGCTCACCGTGCTCCTGGTCTGCGGCCAGCACGGCGACGAACCCGCCGCGCGCGAGGCGTGCCTGAGTACGGTCCGGGACCTCGCGTACGCCACCGACGCCCGCACCCGCGCCCTCCTCGCCCGGACCGAGGTCCTGGTCGTGCCCACCGCCAACCCCGACGGCCTGGCCGCGGGGACCCGGACCAACGGCGACGGCGTGGACATCAACCGCGACCACCTCGCCCTGCGCAGCCCGGAGGCCCGTGCCGTCGCCGCCGTACTGCGCGACCACGAGCCCGATGTGATCGAGGACTTGCACGAGTACCCCGCGACCGCGCCGTACTACGACAAGGACCTCCTCGTCCTGTGGCCCCGCAACCCCAACACCGACCCACGGCTGCACGACGAGGCGCGGTCCCTGGCCCTGGACCGGGTGCGGCCTGCCGCCGGGAAGGCCGGGTTCGGCACCGGCCTGTACGGCGTCTGGACCGACCCGGCCACCGGCCATGCGGTCAAGCGGACAGCCGGCGACGGCCAGGAGCGCATCCTGCGCAACATCGCCGGCCTCACCCACGCGGTCGGACTCCTGGCCGAATCCCGCACTGACGCGCTCTCCGCCGAGGAGCGCGCCGACCCCGCCCTCAACGCCCGCCGCCGCGTGACCTCCCAACTCGTCGTCCTCAAGGCGCTCTTCCGGTACGCGGACGAGCAGCGGGCGGGCATCGCCGCGGCCACCGCCGCCTCCCGCGCGGCCGGGGCGGACGACCGGGGGCCCGTCTTCCTCGGGGGCTCGGACGACGAGGCCCCGGCGCGGGGTGACACCCTCACCGACCCGCCCTGCGGCTACCGCCTCACGCCGGAGCAGTTCGCCCGTGTCGGGGACGAACTCGCGCTGCACGCCGTCACCTCCCGCCCCGACGGAGACGGGGTCTACGTACCCCTGCGGCAGCCGGCCCGGAAGCTGATCCCGCTCCTGCTGGACGTACGGGCCGCATATCACCTCACAAACGGTCAACCCGATACCGCTTGTTGA